ATCCTTTTTCAAACGCAACCACTCCCATTTTAGGCATACGGGCTCGGAATGTTAAAGAAATGGTGGCTAGTTCTTGTTGATTATTTTTCAGAACAATTCCAGAAGTCTCATCCACACCGGATTCATGTAAACTTCCAATTGTTTTAATTTCAGTTGGTTTCTTAGTAAGGAACATGCGAGCAAAGGAAAGAGCATAGGTGCCAATATCAAATAAAGCTCCCCCAGCTAATTCTTTTTTGAAAAAGTATGAATCAGAATCAAGCTCTTTTTTACTGCCAAACATTACTTGTATCATTTTCAGTGAGCCAACGTCATTAGATTTGATCCACTGAGAGATGGTTGAGTAGAGAGGCATATGATAAATAGTCATAGCTTCAGCAAGATACAAATCTTTTGAATGAGCAATTTCGATTACTTCATCCAATTGTTCCTTATTAATGGTGATTACTTTTTCACATAGTACATGTTTACCAGCCAGTAGAGCTGCCTTGATCCACTGGTAATGGTGACTATGTGGAGTAGCAATATAAATAATATCAATAGATGGATCGTTCAACATCTGATGATAGTCACCATATGAGTGAGGAAT
The Jeotgalibaca sp. MA1X17-3 genome window above contains:
- a CDS encoding Gfo/Idh/MocA family protein, producing MSKLKWGILGTGQIAQSLAENFSSEVAELYAVASRNSEKAKQFATKNSIPHSYGDYHQMLNDPSIDIIYIATPHSHHYQWIKAALLAGKHVLCEKVITINKEQLDEVIEIAHSKDLYLAEAMTIYHMPLYSTISQWIKSNDVGSLKMIQVMFGSKKELDSDSYFFKKELAGGALFDIGTYALSFARMFLTKKPTEIKTIGSLHESGVDETSGIVLKNNQQELATISLTFRARMPKMGVVAFEKGYLTIMNYPRASTAVFTHDHGKEETIHAENHDHALNYEVDDFTNMIITQSENKFLQYTLDVVEIMDVVRKEWGLKYPFE